A stretch of the Puniceicoccaceae bacterium genome encodes the following:
- a CDS encoding VWA domain-containing protein — MYFRFQDPLYGLLLLLFVAALGLRRYWGKGSTLRFSSNWALHEVVKRGFSRLRRLLTILRLLVLLLIVIALMRPQIGRKWIEEVTAGVDIMLAIDLSGSMHAHDFELDGKLVNRLVIVKEVVAEFIQNRKNDRIGLLVFAEEPFLVSPLTSNREWLQSNFERLEIGLIGPNSTAIGSAIGIATNRLRSIEAESKVLILLTDGENNAGNLHPITAAEAADRFGIRIYTIGVGKSGAVLMPRQGTGGIVRNSSGNPVMDWVEFEIDEPMLREIAQLTGGTYFRATSLESLKTIYQEIDRLEKREVTFVRYDEARELMMLPMMLAALLLALELFLARTFLHKVP; from the coding sequence GTGTACTTTCGCTTCCAGGATCCGCTCTATGGTCTACTGCTCTTGCTGTTTGTCGCGGCATTGGGACTGCGGCGCTATTGGGGCAAGGGTTCAACACTGCGGTTTTCCAGCAACTGGGCATTGCATGAGGTGGTCAAGCGAGGCTTTTCACGCCTGCGACGCCTGCTGACCATACTTCGCCTGCTGGTACTGTTGCTGATCGTGATTGCACTCATGCGCCCGCAGATCGGTCGCAAATGGATAGAAGAGGTCACTGCCGGAGTCGATATCATGCTGGCCATCGACCTTTCGGGCTCCATGCACGCCCACGATTTTGAACTCGATGGCAAACTCGTCAATCGTCTCGTCATCGTGAAGGAGGTGGTCGCCGAGTTTATTCAAAATCGCAAAAACGACCGCATCGGTTTGCTCGTGTTCGCAGAGGAACCTTTTCTCGTCAGCCCTCTCACTTCCAATCGGGAATGGTTGCAAAGCAATTTTGAACGCCTTGAGATCGGGCTGATCGGACCCAACTCCACCGCCATCGGCAGCGCGATCGGTATAGCCACCAACCGTCTGCGTTCCATCGAAGCAGAGTCGAAGGTGCTCATCCTGCTCACCGATGGTGAAAACAATGCTGGTAACTTACACCCCATCACAGCCGCCGAAGCGGCAGATCGATTCGGTATTCGCATCTATACAATCGGAGTGGGAAAGTCCGGTGCCGTCCTGATGCCACGACAAGGAACCGGAGGAATTGTGCGGAACTCAAGTGGTAATCCGGTGATGGACTGGGTCGAATTCGAAATTGATGAACCCATGCTGCGTGAGATCGCCCAACTCACTGGAGGAACCTATTTCCGTGCTACCAGCTTGGAGAGTCTCAAAACCATTTATCAGGAGATTGATCGTCTTGAAAAACGTGAAGTCACCTTCGTTCGCTACGATGAAGCCAGAGAACTGATGATGCTGCCCATGATGCTCGCCGCGCTACTGCTTGCACTTGAACTTTTCCTGGCGCGCACCTTCCTGCACAAGGTACCCTAA
- a CDS encoding prepilin-type N-terminal cleavage/methylation domain-containing protein, which yields MKNNKGFTLVEIMIVVVIIGLLAAMAVPAFQQVRKSSSEKAALNDLRQIAAAADQYFLEEGATTVTVEALVPTYIKTLNANNTYPTSVNSSDNSIVANTPFGDVTYDM from the coding sequence ATGAAAAATAATAAAGGTTTCACACTCGTCGAAATCATGATCGTTGTCGTCATTATCGGATTGCTTGCTGCCATGGCCGTTCCCGCATTCCAGCAGGTGCGTAAGTCCTCATCGGAAAAGGCAGCCCTGAATGACCTCCGCCAGATCGCTGCAGCTGCAGACCAGTATTTTCTGGAAGAAGGTGCAACCACAGTAACAGTTGAAGCACTCGTTCCGACTTACATCAAGACGCTCAACGCCAACAACACCTATCCGACGTCGGTGAATTCAAGCGATAACAGCATCGTTGCAAACACTCCATTTGGGGATGTGACCTACGACATGTAA
- a CDS encoding HNH endonuclease, whose product METTEHHQVLVLNRVWQPINVVGAKRAFALLFQEHAQVIDPNEGDFRIYDCSQWIEHSIQNKPRSNQAVMRTVKIALHVPKVLLLRSFDRVPVQEVKFSRQSVFERDGYRCQYTGKVFPPKMLNIDHVIPRDRGGKTTWENVVTSSIHCNTLKANRLPHEAGLKLIRKPTKPKVRPFISSLIGTQYDKSWTYFLEGKNR is encoded by the coding sequence ATGGAGACGACCGAGCATCACCAGGTCCTCGTTTTGAATCGCGTCTGGCAACCCATTAATGTCGTTGGCGCGAAAAGGGCATTTGCTCTCCTCTTTCAGGAACATGCTCAGGTGATTGATCCCAATGAAGGGGATTTTCGGATCTATGACTGCTCCCAATGGATTGAGCATTCCATCCAGAACAAACCCCGTTCCAATCAGGCGGTGATGCGCACCGTCAAAATCGCGCTGCATGTGCCCAAGGTGCTGCTGCTACGCTCCTTTGATCGCGTTCCGGTTCAGGAGGTCAAATTCTCCCGACAGAGCGTTTTTGAGCGGGACGGCTACCGCTGCCAATACACGGGTAAGGTTTTTCCACCCAAGATGCTCAACATCGATCACGTCATCCCCCGCGACCGCGGCGGCAAAACCACTTGGGAAAACGTCGTCACTTCCTCCATTCACTGCAATACACTCAAGGCAAATCGCCTGCCCCACGAAGCAGGACTGAAACTGATCCGCAAGCCCACCAAACCCAAAGTGCGGCCATTCATCAGCAGCCTCATTGGCACCCAGTACGACAAAAGCTGGACCTACTTTCTCGAAGGCAAAAACCGCTGA